One Homo sapiens chromosome 3, GRCh38.p14 Primary Assembly genomic window carries:
- the SCHIP1 gene encoding schwannomin-interacting protein 1 isoform 3 (isoform 3 is encoded by transcript variant 3), translating into MERSGQRVTTWDCDQGKHSDSAQKNERESIRQKLALGSFFDDGPGIYTSCSKSGKPSLSSRLQSGMNLQICFVNDSGSDKDSDADDSKTETSLDTPLSPMSKQSSSYSDRDTTEEESESLDDMDFLTRQKKLQAEAKMALAMAKPMAKMQVEVEKQNRKKSPVADLLPHMPHISECLMKRSLKPTDLRDMTIGQLQVIVNDLHSQIESLNEELVQLLLIRDELHTEQDAMLVDIEDLTRHAESQQKHMAEKMPAK; encoded by the exons gcacagaaaaatgagagagagtCTATCAGACAGAAGTTGGCACTTGGAAGCTTCTTTGATGATGGCCCAGGAATTTATACCAGCTGTAGCAAAAGTGGGAAGCCAAGCCTTTCCTCCCG ACTGCAGAGTGGGATGAACTTGCAGATATGCTTTGTCAACGACAGTGGCAGTGATAAGGACAGTGATGCTGATGACAGTAAGACTGAAACCAGCTTGGACACCCCCTTGTCTCCCATG AGCAAACAGAGTTCTTCCTATTCTGATAGAGACACTACTGAAGAGGAGTCTGAATCCTTGGATGACATGGACTTCCTTACAAGGCAAAAGAAATTGCAAGCTGAAGCCAAAATGGCCCTTGCCATGGCCAAACCAATGGCCAAAATGCAAGTAGAAGTGGAGAAACAGAACAGGAAAAAGTCTCCCGTCGCTGATCTT CTGCCACACATGCCTCATATAAGTGAATGCTTGatgaaaagaagtttaaaacCCACCGACCTGAGAGACATGACTATTGGGCAGCTACAAGTGATAGTCAATGATCTCCATTCCCAGATAGAAA GCTTGAATGAAGAGTTGGTCCAGCTGCTTCTCATCCGAGATGAGCTGCACACAGAGCAGGATGCCATGCTGGTGGACATTGAAGACTTGACCAG ACATGCTGAAAGTCAGCAGAAGCACATGGCAGAGAAAATGCCTGCAAAGTGA
- the SCHIP1 gene encoding schwannomin-interacting protein 1 isoform 17 (isoform 17 is encoded by transcript variant 30), with protein sequence MVHQDNCSYQAQKNERESIRQKLALGSFFDDGPGIYTSCSKSGKPSLSSRLQSGMNLQICFVNDSGSDKDSDADDSKTETSLDTPLSPMSKQSSSYSDRDTTEEESESLDDMDFLTRQKKLQAEAKMALAMAKPMAKMQVEVEKQNRKKSPVADLLPHMPHISECLMKRSLKPTDLRDMTIGQLQVIVNDLHSQIESLNEELVQLLLIRDELHTEQDAMLVDIEDLTRSTC encoded by the exons gcacagaaaaatgagagagagtCTATCAGACAGAAGTTGGCACTTGGAAGCTTCTTTGATGATGGCCCAGGAATTTATACCAGCTGTAGCAAAAGTGGGAAGCCAAGCCTTTCCTCCCG ACTGCAGAGTGGGATGAACTTGCAGATATGCTTTGTCAACGACAGTGGCAGTGATAAGGACAGTGATGCTGATGACAGTAAGACTGAAACCAGCTTGGACACCCCCTTGTCTCCCATG AGCAAACAGAGTTCTTCCTATTCTGATAGAGACACTACTGAAGAGGAGTCTGAATCCTTGGATGACATGGACTTCCTTACAAGGCAAAAGAAATTGCAAGCTGAAGCCAAAATGGCCCTTGCCATGGCCAAACCAATGGCCAAAATGCAAGTAGAAGTGGAGAAACAGAACAGGAAAAAGTCTCCCGTCGCTGATCTT CTGCCACACATGCCTCATATAAGTGAATGCTTGatgaaaagaagtttaaaacCCACCGACCTGAGAGACATGACTATTGGGCAGCTACAAGTGATAGTCAATGATCTCCATTCCCAGATAGAAA GCTTGAATGAAGAGTTGGTCCAGCTGCTTCTCATCCGAGATGAGCTGCACACAGAGCAGGATGCCATGCTGGTGGACATTGAAGACTTGACCAGGTCA ACATGCTGA
- the SCHIP1 gene encoding schwannomin-interacting protein 1 isoform 18 (isoform 18 is encoded by transcript variant 31), giving the protein MVHQDNCSYQAQKNERESIRQKLALGSFFDDGPGIYTSCSKSGKPSLSSRLQSGMNLQICFVNDSGSDKDSDADDSKTETSLDTPLSPMLPHMPHISECLMKRSLKPTDLRDMTIGQLQVIVNDLHSQIESLNEELVQLLLIRDELHTEQDAMLVDIEDLTRHAESQQKHMAEKMPAK; this is encoded by the exons gcacagaaaaatgagagagagtCTATCAGACAGAAGTTGGCACTTGGAAGCTTCTTTGATGATGGCCCAGGAATTTATACCAGCTGTAGCAAAAGTGGGAAGCCAAGCCTTTCCTCCCG ACTGCAGAGTGGGATGAACTTGCAGATATGCTTTGTCAACGACAGTGGCAGTGATAAGGACAGTGATGCTGATGACAGTAAGACTGAAACCAGCTTGGACACCCCCTTGTCTCCCATG CTGCCACACATGCCTCATATAAGTGAATGCTTGatgaaaagaagtttaaaacCCACCGACCTGAGAGACATGACTATTGGGCAGCTACAAGTGATAGTCAATGATCTCCATTCCCAGATAGAAA GCTTGAATGAAGAGTTGGTCCAGCTGCTTCTCATCCGAGATGAGCTGCACACAGAGCAGGATGCCATGCTGGTGGACATTGAAGACTTGACCAG ACATGCTGAAAGTCAGCAGAAGCACATGGCAGAGAAAATGCCTGCAAAGTGA
- the SCHIP1 gene encoding schwannomin-interacting protein 1 isoform 10 (isoform 10 is encoded by transcript variant 18), which translates to MNLDSDGMDDIISQESSLDMEGNYKKKNERESIRQKLALGSFFDDGPGIYTSCSKSGKPSLSSRLQSGMNLQICFVNDSGSDKDSDADDSKTETSLDTPLSPMSKQSSSYSDRDTTEEESESLDDMDFLTRQKKLQAEAKMALAMAKPMAKMQVEVEKQNRKKSPVADLLPHMPHISECLMKRSLKPTDLRDMTIGQLQVIVNDLHSQIESLNEELVQLLLIRDELHTEQDAMLVDIEDLTRHAESQQKHMAEKMPAK; encoded by the exons aaaaatgagagagagtCTATCAGACAGAAGTTGGCACTTGGAAGCTTCTTTGATGATGGCCCAGGAATTTATACCAGCTGTAGCAAAAGTGGGAAGCCAAGCCTTTCCTCCCG ACTGCAGAGTGGGATGAACTTGCAGATATGCTTTGTCAACGACAGTGGCAGTGATAAGGACAGTGATGCTGATGACAGTAAGACTGAAACCAGCTTGGACACCCCCTTGTCTCCCATG AGCAAACAGAGTTCTTCCTATTCTGATAGAGACACTACTGAAGAGGAGTCTGAATCCTTGGATGACATGGACTTCCTTACAAGGCAAAAGAAATTGCAAGCTGAAGCCAAAATGGCCCTTGCCATGGCCAAACCAATGGCCAAAATGCAAGTAGAAGTGGAGAAACAGAACAGGAAAAAGTCTCCCGTCGCTGATCTT CTGCCACACATGCCTCATATAAGTGAATGCTTGatgaaaagaagtttaaaacCCACCGACCTGAGAGACATGACTATTGGGCAGCTACAAGTGATAGTCAATGATCTCCATTCCCAGATAGAAA GCTTGAATGAAGAGTTGGTCCAGCTGCTTCTCATCCGAGATGAGCTGCACACAGAGCAGGATGCCATGCTGGTGGACATTGAAGACTTGACCAG ACATGCTGAAAGTCAGCAGAAGCACATGGCAGAGAAAATGCCTGCAAAGTGA
- the SCHIP1 gene encoding schwannomin-interacting protein 1 isoform 16 (isoform 16 is encoded by transcript variant 29) has protein sequence MRESLSDRSWHLEASLMMAQEFIPAVAKVGSQAFPPGELQSGMNLQICFVNDSGSDKDSDADDSKTETSLDTPLSPMSKQSSSYSDRDTTEEESESLDDMDFLTRQKKLQAEAKMALAMAKPMAKMQVEVEKQNRKKSPVADLLPHMPHISECLMKRSLKPTDLRDMTIGQLQVIVNDLHSQIESLNEELVQLLLIRDELHTEQDAMLVDIEDLTRHAESQQKHMAEKMPAK, from the exons atgagagagagtCTATCAGACAGAAGTTGGCACTTGGAAGCTTCTTTGATGATGGCCCAGGAATTTATACCAGCTGTAGCAAAAGTGGGAAGCCAAGCCTTTCCTCCCGGTGA ACTGCAGAGTGGGATGAACTTGCAGATATGCTTTGTCAACGACAGTGGCAGTGATAAGGACAGTGATGCTGATGACAGTAAGACTGAAACCAGCTTGGACACCCCCTTGTCTCCCATG AGCAAACAGAGTTCTTCCTATTCTGATAGAGACACTACTGAAGAGGAGTCTGAATCCTTGGATGACATGGACTTCCTTACAAGGCAAAAGAAATTGCAAGCTGAAGCCAAAATGGCCCTTGCCATGGCCAAACCAATGGCCAAAATGCAAGTAGAAGTGGAGAAACAGAACAGGAAAAAGTCTCCCGTCGCTGATCTT CTGCCACACATGCCTCATATAAGTGAATGCTTGatgaaaagaagtttaaaacCCACCGACCTGAGAGACATGACTATTGGGCAGCTACAAGTGATAGTCAATGATCTCCATTCCCAGATAGAAA GCTTGAATGAAGAGTTGGTCCAGCTGCTTCTCATCCGAGATGAGCTGCACACAGAGCAGGATGCCATGCTGGTGGACATTGAAGACTTGACCAG ACATGCTGAAAGTCAGCAGAAGCACATGGCAGAGAAAATGCCTGCAAAGTGA
- the SCHIP1 gene encoding schwannomin-interacting protein 1 isoform 9 (isoform 9 is encoded by transcript variant 17): MNLDSDGMDDIISQESSLDMEGNYKKAQKNERESIRQKLALGSFFDDGPGIYTSCSKSGKPSLSSRLQSGMNLQICFVNDSGSDKDSDADDSKTETSLDTPLSPMSKQSSSYSDRDTTEEESESLDDMDFLTRQKKLQAEAKMALAMAKPMAKMQVEVEKQNRKKSPVADLLPHMPHISECLMKRSLKPTDLRDMTIGQLQVIVNDLHSQIESLNEELVQLLLIRDELHTEQDAMLVDIEDLTRHAESQQKHMAEKMPAK, encoded by the exons gcacagaaaaatgagagagagtCTATCAGACAGAAGTTGGCACTTGGAAGCTTCTTTGATGATGGCCCAGGAATTTATACCAGCTGTAGCAAAAGTGGGAAGCCAAGCCTTTCCTCCCG ACTGCAGAGTGGGATGAACTTGCAGATATGCTTTGTCAACGACAGTGGCAGTGATAAGGACAGTGATGCTGATGACAGTAAGACTGAAACCAGCTTGGACACCCCCTTGTCTCCCATG AGCAAACAGAGTTCTTCCTATTCTGATAGAGACACTACTGAAGAGGAGTCTGAATCCTTGGATGACATGGACTTCCTTACAAGGCAAAAGAAATTGCAAGCTGAAGCCAAAATGGCCCTTGCCATGGCCAAACCAATGGCCAAAATGCAAGTAGAAGTGGAGAAACAGAACAGGAAAAAGTCTCCCGTCGCTGATCTT CTGCCACACATGCCTCATATAAGTGAATGCTTGatgaaaagaagtttaaaacCCACCGACCTGAGAGACATGACTATTGGGCAGCTACAAGTGATAGTCAATGATCTCCATTCCCAGATAGAAA GCTTGAATGAAGAGTTGGTCCAGCTGCTTCTCATCCGAGATGAGCTGCACACAGAGCAGGATGCCATGCTGGTGGACATTGAAGACTTGACCAG ACATGCTGAAAGTCAGCAGAAGCACATGGCAGAGAAAATGCCTGCAAAGTGA
- the SCHIP1 gene encoding schwannomin-interacting protein 1 isoform 4 (isoform 4 is encoded by transcript variant 4) translates to MVHQDNCSYQAQKNERESIRQKLALGSFFDDGPGIYTSCSKSGKPSLSSRLQSGMNLQICFVNDSGSDKDSDADDSKTETSLDTPLSPMSKQSSSYSDRDTTEEESESLDDMDFLTRQKKLQAEAKMALAMAKPMAKMQVEVEKQNRKKSPVADLLPHMPHISECLMKRSLKPTDLRDMTIGQLQVIVNDLHSQIESLNEELVQLLLIRDELHTEQDAMLVDIEDLTRHAESQQKHMAEKMPAK, encoded by the exons gcacagaaaaatgagagagagtCTATCAGACAGAAGTTGGCACTTGGAAGCTTCTTTGATGATGGCCCAGGAATTTATACCAGCTGTAGCAAAAGTGGGAAGCCAAGCCTTTCCTCCCG ACTGCAGAGTGGGATGAACTTGCAGATATGCTTTGTCAACGACAGTGGCAGTGATAAGGACAGTGATGCTGATGACAGTAAGACTGAAACCAGCTTGGACACCCCCTTGTCTCCCATG AGCAAACAGAGTTCTTCCTATTCTGATAGAGACACTACTGAAGAGGAGTCTGAATCCTTGGATGACATGGACTTCCTTACAAGGCAAAAGAAATTGCAAGCTGAAGCCAAAATGGCCCTTGCCATGGCCAAACCAATGGCCAAAATGCAAGTAGAAGTGGAGAAACAGAACAGGAAAAAGTCTCCCGTCGCTGATCTT CTGCCACACATGCCTCATATAAGTGAATGCTTGatgaaaagaagtttaaaacCCACCGACCTGAGAGACATGACTATTGGGCAGCTACAAGTGATAGTCAATGATCTCCATTCCCAGATAGAAA GCTTGAATGAAGAGTTGGTCCAGCTGCTTCTCATCCGAGATGAGCTGCACACAGAGCAGGATGCCATGCTGGTGGACATTGAAGACTTGACCAG ACATGCTGAAAGTCAGCAGAAGCACATGGCAGAGAAAATGCCTGCAAAGTGA